The genomic interval AAACACCCGGTGATATACGGCGCCGCGTTACGCGTCGAAGACGGCCAGAAAGTGAACCCGGGTCAACTGCTGGCTGAATGGGACCCGTTTACCACGCCCATTATCACCGCTATGCCGGGCCGGGTCAAGTTCGGGGACGTGGCGTTGGGCAAGACCATGAAAGAGAAAGTGGACGAGGTTACGGGCAAGGCCAGTAAGGTGATTTTGGAGTTCAAACACACCGATATGCGTCCCAGGGTCTCGATCAAGGATGAAGCCGGCAGGACTTTGAAGGTGGGTACTTCCGGTTCTATGGCCAGGTACTCGCTTCCCGTAGGCGCGATCATTACGGTAAACGAAGGCGATGACGTGTCCGCGGGAGACGTAGTGGCGAAAATACCCCGCGAGACCACCAAAACCAAGGACATTACGGGCGGTCTGCCGAGGGTGGCCGAATTGTTCGAGGTCCGGAAGCCGAAAGAACACGCCATCATCAGCGAGATCGACGGCACGGTGATCTTCGGCAAGCAGACCAAAGGCAAGCGAAAGGTGATCATCAAGCCGGAAGTGGGTGAGATCAAAGAATACTTGGTTCCCAAAGGCAAGCATATCAGCGTGCACGAAGGGGATTACGTGCGCGCCGGTGAGCCGCTGATGGATGGATCGGCCAATCCCCACGACATTCTGAGCGTCCTTGGGATTAAAGAGCTGGCGAAGTATCTGGTGAACGAAGTTCAGCAGGTGTACCGCCTCCAGGGCGTGCGGATCAATGACAAGCACATTGAGGTCATTGTCCGGCAGATGCTGAGAAGAGTTCGGATTAAAGATCCGGGAGACACGGGATTTCTTATCGGAGAACAGGTGGAGCGACCTCGATTCCAGGCGGAGAACGACCGCGTGTTGAGTGGGGGCGGCAGAGCTGCGGCTGGAGAACCCATGCTCGTTGGAATCACGAAAGCGTCTTTGAGCACGGAGAGTTTCATATCGGCGGCTTCCTTTCAAGAGACCACCCGAGTGTTGACGGATGCGAGTATTTCCGGAAAGGTTGATTATCTCAAGGGATTGAAGGAAAATGTGATTATGGGTCGCCTGATTCCAGCGGGCACCGGGTTGGATCGGTATCGAAAAATGATTGCCCCCTAGGCGTCTTGTTAGAAACGTCCGAGATGATTTATCTTGACATGGCAATCGAAGGGTAGTAAAAAAGCCCTTTTTAGCAGCTGCGCCAGCCACAGTGAATGCTCTTGGAAACAGGTCGCGGTTGAATCCATAGATTAGGCTACTTTTAGAAGTACTTGAACAGGGAATTTCATAATGCCGACGATCAACCAATTGGTTCGAAATGCCAGAGAACAGGTGAAGAAGAAGACATCTACGCCGGCGCTGAAGGGGTCACCCCAGAAACGAGGCGTCTGTCTTCGTGTCTACACGGCGACACCGAAGAAACCGAATTCGGCGTTGCGCAAAGTCGCGAGGGTACGGCTGACCAACGGGATGGAAGTGACTGCATACATTCCGGGTGAAGGACACAACCTACAGGAACACTCGGTAGTTCTCATCCGTGGAGGGCGCGTCAAGGACCTCCCTGGTGTACGTTATCACATCATCCGTGGCACCCTGGACACGTTGGGCGTGCAAGACCGCCGTCAGGGGCGTTCCAAATATGGGGCAAAACGGCCGAAGTAGGAGCAGGAGAATTCTCGATGCCCAGGAGAAGAGAAGTT from Deltaproteobacteria bacterium carries:
- a CDS encoding 30S ribosomal protein S12; protein product: MPTINQLVRNAREQVKKKTSTPALKGSPQKRGVCLRVYTATPKKPNSALRKVARVRLTNGMEVTAYIPGEGHNLQEHSVVLIRGGRVKDLPGVRYHIIRGTLDTLGVQDRRQGRSKYGAKRPK